One region of Flavobacterium sp. KACC 22763 genomic DNA includes:
- a CDS encoding NUDIX hydrolase gives MVENVDDKTAQKNENSAMNAITIDCVIFGFDKGSLEVLLVQHAEGISKGKWGLPGGWIYKKESTDNAAHRLLNELTGLDNIYLEQLKAFGDPDRFPLRRVITIGYYALVKREDYNIKAGFTASDAQWYKIDSIPNLIYDHNEILEYSIKHLRNKVRQTPIGFNLLPEKFTLLQLMQLYEEILGIEMDKPNFRRKILHMKLLVALDEKQQDVSHRAAQLYKFDPEIYEKLTEKGFNFEF, from the coding sequence ATGGTTGAAAATGTAGACGACAAAACTGCCCAAAAAAACGAAAACAGCGCGATGAATGCCATCACGATTGACTGTGTTATTTTTGGTTTTGACAAAGGCAGTCTTGAGGTACTTTTGGTGCAGCACGCTGAAGGTATCAGTAAAGGAAAATGGGGACTTCCGGGTGGATGGATTTATAAAAAAGAAAGCACAGACAATGCGGCTCACCGCTTATTGAATGAGCTTACTGGTCTTGATAATATTTATTTGGAACAGCTGAAAGCATTTGGAGATCCAGATCGTTTTCCGCTTCGACGTGTTATCACAATCGGATATTATGCTCTTGTAAAAAGAGAAGATTATAACATTAAAGCAGGTTTTACAGCTTCAGATGCCCAATGGTATAAAATTGATAGTATTCCGAATTTGATTTATGACCATAATGAGATTTTAGAGTATAGCATCAAACATCTTAGAAATAAAGTTCGCCAAACACCAATCGGATTCAATCTACTTCCCGAAAAATTTACCTTATTGCAGTTAATGCAACTGTATGAAGAAATTTTAGGAATCGAAATGGACAAGCCCAACTTTAGAAGAAAAATTCTACACATGAAACTGCTGGTTGCTTTAGACGAAAAACAACAAGATGTATCGCACAGAGCGGCTCAACTATATAAATTTGATCCTGAAATCTATGAGAAATTAACTGAAAAAGGATTCAATTTTGAATTCTGA
- a CDS encoding NUDIX hydrolase codes for MTEITTNHHKPAVDGITIDCVFFGFNKESLEVLLVQHAEGESKGKWGLLGGWLQIDESADNAAQRILQELTGLENIYLEQLKAFTDPQRVLERRVVTIGYYTLVNREDYNIKASLKVFEAKWFKINEIPELIFDHNEILNFSLLQLRNRVRQAPIGFNLLPEKFTLLQLMHLYEEILGIELDKSNFRRKILHMKLLTELDEKQKDVSHRAAKLYKFDDQMYKKLTEKGFNFEF; via the coding sequence TTGACTGAAATAACTACTAACCACCACAAACCAGCCGTAGACGGCATCACGATTGACTGTGTTTTCTTCGGATTTAACAAAGAAAGTCTCGAAGTGCTCTTGGTGCAGCACGCCGAAGGCGAAAGTAAAGGCAAATGGGGACTTCTCGGCGGATGGCTTCAAATAGACGAAAGTGCAGATAATGCTGCCCAACGCATTTTACAAGAACTTACTGGTCTTGAAAACATCTATTTGGAACAGTTAAAAGCCTTTACAGATCCGCAGCGTGTTCTGGAAAGACGCGTGGTTACTATTGGTTATTATACTTTGGTCAATAGAGAAGATTATAATATTAAAGCCAGCTTAAAGGTTTTTGAAGCAAAATGGTTTAAGATAAATGAAATTCCTGAGCTGATTTTTGACCACAATGAAATTTTAAATTTCAGTTTATTACAGCTTCGAAACCGTGTGCGTCAGGCGCCAATTGGGTTTAATCTTCTTCCAGAAAAGTTTACTTTACTGCAGTTGATGCATTTGTATGAAGAAATTCTTGGAATCGAATTGGACAAATCCAATTTCAGACGAAAAATTCTTCACATGAAACTCCTGACAGAGCTGGATGAAAAGCAAAAAGACGTTTCGCATCGAGCTGCTAAACTTTATAAATTTGACGATCAGATGTACAAAAAATTAACTGAAAAAGGGTTTAATTTTGAATTTTAA
- the lepA gene encoding translation elongation factor 4, producing MKKIRNFCIIAHIDHGKSTLADRLLGATQTVTAREEKAQLLDNMDLERERGITIKSHAIQMEYKYKGEEYILNLIDTPGHVDFSYEVSRSIAACEGALLIVDAAQSIQAQTISNLYLALENDLEIIPVLNKVDLPSANPEEVSDDIIDLLGCKLEDIIHASGKTGFGVENILAAIIEKIPAPKGDPEEPLQALIFDSVYNPFRGIEVIFRVVNGEIKKGQKIKFMATDNEYFADEIGTLKLNQVPKNVVSAGDVGYLISGIKEAREVKVGDTITDAKVPTTNMVAGFEDVKPMVFAGIYPVDTEDYEDLRSSMEKLQLNDASLVFTPESSAALGFGFRCGFLGMLHMEIIQERLEREFDMTVITTVPNVSYLAYTKKEPEKAIVVNNPSDLPEPSKLDRVEEPFIKATIITKSDFVGNVMSLCIEKRGLITNQTYLTTERVELNFDMPLAEIVFDFYDRLKTVSKGYASFDYSPIGMRTSKLVKLDVLLNAQTVDALSALIHEDNAYNIGKKMTEKLRELIPRQQFDIPIQAAIGAKIIARETIKALRKDVTAKCYGGDISRKRKLLEKQKKGKKRMRQVGNVEIPQEAFMAVLKLND from the coding sequence ATGAAGAAGATACGTAACTTTTGCATTATTGCACACATTGACCACGGTAAAAGTACATTGGCGGACAGATTACTAGGCGCAACACAAACCGTTACAGCTCGTGAAGAAAAAGCACAATTGCTTGACAACATGGATCTGGAGCGCGAGCGTGGAATTACCATTAAGAGTCATGCCATTCAGATGGAATACAAATACAAGGGTGAAGAATATATCTTAAACTTAATTGATACTCCTGGGCACGTTGACTTTTCATACGAGGTTTCAAGATCTATCGCTGCCTGCGAAGGTGCACTTTTGATTGTTGATGCTGCTCAAAGTATTCAAGCACAAACGATTTCAAACTTATACTTAGCTCTTGAAAACGACTTGGAAATTATTCCAGTTTTAAATAAAGTCGATTTACCAAGTGCTAATCCAGAAGAAGTTAGTGATGATATTATCGATTTACTTGGTTGTAAATTAGAAGATATTATTCACGCATCGGGAAAAACTGGTTTTGGTGTTGAGAACATTCTTGCTGCTATTATCGAAAAAATTCCCGCTCCAAAAGGAGATCCAGAAGAGCCATTGCAAGCTTTGATTTTTGACTCGGTTTACAATCCGTTCCGTGGAATTGAGGTAATCTTTAGAGTTGTAAACGGTGAAATCAAAAAAGGCCAGAAAATTAAATTTATGGCTACTGACAACGAATATTTTGCTGACGAAATTGGAACTTTAAAATTAAATCAGGTTCCTAAAAATGTAGTTTCGGCAGGAGATGTTGGTTATTTGATTTCTGGTATTAAAGAAGCTCGCGAAGTAAAAGTTGGTGATACAATTACAGATGCAAAAGTTCCGACAACGAATATGGTTGCTGGTTTTGAGGATGTAAAACCAATGGTATTTGCAGGAATTTATCCTGTTGATACAGAAGATTATGAAGATTTGCGTTCTTCGATGGAAAAATTACAATTGAACGATGCTTCATTAGTATTTACTCCTGAAAGTTCTGCGGCATTAGGATTTGGTTTCCGTTGCGGATTCTTAGGAATGCTTCACATGGAAATTATCCAAGAACGTTTAGAGCGTGAGTTTGATATGACTGTAATTACTACGGTTCCTAACGTTTCGTATTTGGCTTATACTAAAAAAGAGCCAGAAAAAGCTATTGTTGTAAACAATCCTTCAGATTTACCAGAGCCTTCAAAATTGGACAGAGTTGAAGAGCCATTTATTAAAGCTACAATCATTACAAAATCTGACTTTGTCGGAAACGTAATGAGTTTATGTATCGAAAAACGTGGTTTAATTACCAACCAAACCTATTTAACTACAGAACGTGTTGAGTTAAACTTTGACATGCCTTTGGCGGAAATTGTATTTGATTTTTACGATCGTTTAAAAACTGTTTCTAAAGGTTATGCTTCTTTTGATTACTCTCCTATCGGAATGAGAACTTCAAAATTAGTTAAACTTGACGTTCTTTTGAATGCTCAAACAGTTGATGCACTTTCTGCATTGATCCACGAAGACAACGCTTACAACATCGGAAAAAAAATGACCGAGAAATTGCGTGAATTAATTCCAAGACAGCAATTCGATATTCCGATTCAAGCTGCAATTGGAGCTAAGATTATCGCTCGTGAAACCATTAAAGCACTTCGTAAAGACGTTACCGCAAAATGTTACGGTGGAGATATTTCGCGTAAGCGTAAACTTCTTGAAAAACAGAAAAAAGGTAAAAAACGTATGCGTCAAGTAGGAAACGTTGAAATTCCTCAAGAAGCATTTATGGCTGTTTTGAAATTGAATGACTAA
- a CDS encoding outer membrane beta-barrel protein, whose protein sequence is MKTKFSIILALFSFYFANAQQEDQVNSEMNSAKGITFAHGDMFIEGAIQISTGGDRDYYAFNPKFGYFLNDKFAVGGQLSYSSNKVEATDEKTNIFGIGGFARYYVLELDKKRFKAYGEAGLGYGRNKYESPITGTDNSNSLTANINVGLNYFITKNIAVTFTLANILSYNSVSPENGPSSDTFQLNINLFENIFDQPKFGLLFRF, encoded by the coding sequence ATGAAAACCAAATTTTCAATTATTTTAGCTTTATTTAGTTTTTACTTTGCAAATGCGCAACAAGAAGATCAGGTTAATTCTGAAATGAATTCTGCAAAAGGAATCACCTTTGCACATGGCGATATGTTTATTGAAGGTGCAATACAAATTAGTACGGGAGGCGATCGCGACTATTATGCTTTTAATCCCAAATTTGGATATTTTCTTAATGATAAATTTGCCGTTGGAGGACAATTGAGCTATTCTAGCAATAAAGTTGAAGCAACCGATGAAAAAACTAATATTTTTGGAATCGGTGGTTTCGCAAGATATTATGTATTGGAACTCGATAAAAAACGATTCAAAGCTTATGGAGAAGCAGGTTTAGGATATGGCAGAAATAAATACGAAAGTCCAATTACTGGTACAGATAATAGCAATAGTCTTACTGCAAATATTAATGTTGGTTTGAACTATTTTATAACTAAAAACATAGCGGTGACTTTTACTTTAGCAAACATCCTATCCTACAATAGCGTTTCTCCAGAAAACGGTCCGTCTTCAGATACTTTCCAATTAAACATCAATTTATTTGAAAACATCTTCGATCAACCAAAATTCGGATTATTGTTTAGATTTTAA
- a CDS encoding helix-turn-helix transcriptional regulator has product MLDETPKRFDRIVAILIQLQSKKIVKAQELADRFECSLRTIYRDIRTLEASGVPIYSEAGVGYALMDGYRLPPVMFTREEVSSFIAAEKLMQKFTDPSLGTHYASAMYKLKAVLRSNDKDYLSNIESRIVMQDAEPMFNDNSPNTLAVLFEGIAEKKQILLTYKTFEKDEITERNLEPVGVFHDNNNWYFLGYCHLRKDYRQFRTDRIQGIKKTDVDFTIEHDALETYLTKTETHPTTKVRILIDRKIARYLATERKYHGFISQKEVGEKIEMTFMSRDINNAFPRWFLMFGDYAEILEPEILKTNVLQLLEINRKRLL; this is encoded by the coding sequence ATGCTCGACGAAACCCCAAAACGATTTGACCGAATTGTAGCTATTCTTATCCAATTGCAATCTAAAAAAATTGTAAAAGCACAAGAATTGGCCGATCGTTTTGAATGCAGTTTAAGAACAATTTATCGAGACATTCGAACTTTGGAAGCTTCAGGAGTTCCTATTTATAGTGAAGCTGGTGTTGGCTACGCACTAATGGATGGTTATCGTCTTCCGCCTGTTATGTTTACGCGCGAAGAAGTAAGCAGTTTTATTGCGGCCGAAAAATTAATGCAGAAGTTTACTGACCCTTCTTTGGGAACACATTATGCCTCGGCGATGTACAAACTGAAAGCGGTTTTGAGAAGCAACGACAAAGATTATCTTTCGAACATCGAATCTAGAATTGTCATGCAAGATGCAGAACCGATGTTTAATGATAATTCGCCAAATACTTTGGCCGTTCTTTTTGAAGGAATTGCAGAGAAAAAACAAATTCTTCTAACCTATAAAACTTTTGAAAAAGACGAAATCACTGAACGTAATCTTGAACCTGTAGGAGTTTTTCATGACAATAATAATTGGTATTTTCTGGGTTATTGCCATCTTAGAAAAGATTACCGCCAGTTTAGAACCGACAGAATTCAGGGAATTAAAAAAACAGATGTTGATTTCACAATCGAACATGATGCTCTGGAAACCTATTTAACTAAAACAGAAACTCATCCAACAACAAAAGTTCGCATTTTAATTGACCGAAAAATAGCGAGATATTTAGCAACCGAAAGAAAATATCATGGTTTTATTTCGCAGAAAGAGGTTGGTGAAAAAATCGAAATGACTTTTATGTCTAGAGATATTAATAACGCTTTTCCGAGATGGTTTTTGATGTTTGGAGATTATGCAGAAATTCTCGAACCTGAAATATTAAAAACCAATGTCCTCCAATTATTGGAAATCAATAGAAAAAGACTTTTATAA
- a CDS encoding DinB family protein — MSLKKIMSNFADYNLWVNQQFVNWLSPKADELLYAEVQSSFSTIIKTLDHIWSTEEYWFSVISENEMTVKKPESELSKEEIFEGLLNSSTRLKHLINSLSEEDLMKEVKITNPWFECELPISEYLIQVINHGTYHRGQIVTMGRNIGITDASNTDYNFYNVIKQK, encoded by the coding sequence ATGAGTTTAAAAAAGATAATGTCCAATTTTGCAGATTATAATTTATGGGTAAACCAGCAATTTGTAAACTGGCTTTCGCCAAAAGCTGATGAATTGCTTTATGCAGAAGTTCAATCGAGTTTTTCTACTATTATAAAAACGTTAGACCACATTTGGTCTACAGAAGAATATTGGTTTTCTGTAATTTCTGAAAATGAAATGACAGTAAAGAAGCCAGAAAGCGAATTGTCAAAAGAAGAAATATTTGAAGGATTGCTTAATTCATCTACAAGATTGAAACACCTTATCAACTCGTTGTCAGAAGAAGATTTGATGAAAGAAGTTAAAATTACGAATCCGTGGTTTGAATGCGAACTGCCAATTTCAGAATATTTAATTCAAGTTATCAATCATGGCACTTATCATAGAGGACAGATTGTAACCATGGGACGAAATATCGGAATTACAGATGCTTCCAACACCGATTACAATTTTTATAATGTTATAAAACAGAAATAA
- a CDS encoding DinB family protein has product MKTLEAQVITSEDLLKHWQGHRALTRRLIEVFPEKDFFEFSIGGMRTFSKLVDELLAIAVPGLKGIVTKETAPFSEGTEKLIFKAQYLEKWDEATVEIDKYWQQLSVEDFSETFNLFGQYEFPVIQNILYFIDNEVHHRGQAYVYLRALNIEPPFFWER; this is encoded by the coding sequence ATGAAAACATTAGAAGCACAAGTTATTACTTCAGAAGATTTATTGAAACACTGGCAAGGACACAGAGCACTTACACGTCGTTTAATTGAGGTTTTCCCAGAGAAAGATTTCTTCGAATTTTCAATTGGCGGCATGAGAACTTTTTCAAAATTAGTAGATGAGCTTTTGGCTATTGCAGTTCCAGGCCTAAAAGGAATTGTAACAAAAGAAACTGCACCATTCTCAGAAGGAACTGAAAAACTAATTTTTAAAGCGCAATATCTTGAAAAATGGGATGAAGCTACTGTAGAAATTGATAAATATTGGCAGCAATTATCGGTTGAAGATTTTAGTGAGACCTTTAACCTTTTTGGACAATATGAATTTCCTGTAATTCAGAATATCTTATATTTTATCGACAATGAAGTACACCATCGCGGACAAGCTTATGTGTATTTAAGAGCATTAAATATCGAACCACCATTTTTCTGGGAAAGATAA
- the thiL gene encoding thiamine-phosphate kinase, giving the protein MIEDKNQQRTSIAQLGEFGLIDHLTKNFDVTQESTLKSIGDDAAVLDFKDKKVVVSTDLLIEGVHFDLAYMPLKHLGYKAVVVNVSDICAMNAKPTQITVSVAVSNRFPLEALEELFAGITHAAKEYKVDVIGGDTTSSQKGLIISITAIGEADENELVYRNGAKQTDLLVVTGDLGAAYMGLQVLEREKQVFQVNPNNQPDLDPYTYLVERQLKPEARKDIRTLLHALDIKPTAMIDISDGLSSEIIHICKQSKVGCNLYEDKLPLDPQFISTCEEFNIDSTTVAINGGEDYELLFTIDINDFDKIKGNPNFSVIGHMAEENEGIHLVTRANTKIALKARGWDALSE; this is encoded by the coding sequence ATGATTGAAGATAAAAATCAGCAGAGAACTAGTATAGCTCAATTGGGCGAATTCGGCTTAATTGACCATTTAACCAAAAATTTTGATGTTACTCAGGAATCGACTTTAAAAAGTATTGGCGATGATGCTGCTGTTCTTGATTTTAAAGACAAAAAAGTAGTAGTTTCAACCGATTTATTAATTGAAGGCGTTCATTTTGATTTGGCTTACATGCCTTTAAAACATTTAGGATACAAAGCCGTTGTAGTAAACGTTTCTGACATTTGCGCAATGAATGCAAAACCGACTCAAATTACAGTTTCGGTTGCCGTTTCTAATCGTTTTCCACTTGAAGCTTTAGAAGAATTGTTTGCAGGAATTACACATGCTGCAAAAGAATATAAAGTGGATGTTATTGGCGGAGACACAACCTCATCTCAAAAAGGATTAATTATCAGCATCACTGCCATTGGAGAAGCTGACGAAAATGAATTGGTTTACAGAAACGGAGCCAAACAAACCGATTTATTAGTTGTAACGGGAGATCTTGGTGCAGCTTATATGGGATTGCAGGTTTTGGAACGCGAAAAACAAGTTTTTCAGGTTAACCCAAACAATCAGCCAGATTTAGATCCTTATACTTATTTGGTAGAACGCCAATTGAAACCTGAAGCACGAAAAGATATTCGCACCCTACTTCATGCTTTAGACATAAAACCAACCGCAATGATCGATATTTCAGACGGATTGTCTTCTGAAATTATTCATATCTGTAAGCAATCAAAAGTAGGCTGTAATTTGTATGAAGATAAATTGCCATTAGATCCGCAATTTATTTCTACTTGCGAAGAATTTAATATCGACAGCACGACGGTTGCTATAAATGGCGGTGAAGATTACGAGCTTTTATTTACAATTGACATTAATGATTTCGACAAAATAAAAGGAAATCCGAATTTCTCTGTTATTGGACATATGGCGGAAGAAAATGAAGGAATCCATCTTGTAACCCGTGCCAACACAAAAATTGCCTTAAAAGCCCGCGGATGGGATGCCCTTAGCGAATAA
- a CDS encoding response regulator, which translates to MTFDLTASVPQLVKKNILIVDDHPFIIEGYKNAITRYNPKQYEFFISQAHDCRSGYDIIENNNALDFDIAFLDISMPPYEEKEIFSGEDLAKLLLKKMPSCKIILLTMYTELLKIKTIMRTIQPNGLIIKNDLTFDELLLAFDMVMKNEKYYSQSVVKMLNQSTHNAIEIDQYDKQILIHLDRGTPIHEMLENIPISLNAIVKRKKHLMELLKIKSGSDRDLIKEAKSKGLF; encoded by the coding sequence ATGACATTTGATTTAACAGCCTCGGTTCCACAATTAGTTAAAAAGAATATTTTAATAGTAGATGACCATCCATTTATTATTGAAGGATATAAAAATGCTATAACTCGTTATAATCCAAAACAATATGAGTTTTTTATTTCTCAAGCGCATGATTGCAGATCAGGTTATGATATAATTGAAAACAATAACGCATTAGATTTTGATATTGCTTTTTTGGATATCAGTATGCCTCCTTATGAGGAAAAAGAGATTTTTTCGGGTGAAGATCTGGCAAAATTGCTTTTGAAAAAAATGCCTTCTTGTAAGATCATTCTTTTGACAATGTATACCGAATTGCTGAAAATTAAAACCATTATGAGGACAATTCAGCCTAATGGATTAATCATTAAAAATGACCTTACTTTTGACGAATTGCTCTTGGCTTTTGATATGGTAATGAAAAATGAAAAGTATTATAGTCAATCGGTCGTAAAAATGCTCAATCAATCGACGCATAATGCAATTGAAATAGATCAGTACGATAAACAGATTTTAATTCATTTAGATAGGGGAACTCCAATTCATGAAATGCTGGAGAATATCCCGATTTCCTTAAATGCGATAGTGAAACGAAAAAAGCATTTAATGGAATTGCTAAAAATAAAAAGTGGTTCTGATCGCGATTTAATTAAAGAAGCAAAAAGTAAAGGACTTTTTTAG
- a CDS encoding ATP-binding protein: MKKNCIILFLFCFVLSCVNNKDSKNIDLQKDSLAIYLSKAKDVNLSLEYKKNYNKKALEIILDQKDDSINKVNLFKVANRYYNMSGWKEYFLTTKLILERSIDSKDSVNMAKAYSYLGDYYVSKSISDSAFLNYFKAEKIYLKINDKINLAKIFLNKGNLQFNGGDYFESEISVFKALRILKQEKNVNDLLYDCYNLLGLLYNEREEYQKAFEFHYNALNILDDKSIPTEFQLKATSLNNIGYVNLKKGDYRNAKIYFQKALDEENLYRQNKELYAIILDNLAYSKFRLRETGNLFVQFDNALKIRDTLELKSGVVLSKLHLSEYFAYKKDTLVAIEYCNQALVLSRKSNQIANTLDVLKQIALIDPENASKYSREYIKLNDQMLKAERKMGEKFSRIEYETNEIKDQNSNLEEKNKTLIYVFSICTLLGLFFYVYKTQQAKNRELLFKQQQQIANEDIYNLMISQQNEIELTRIKEKKKVAQELHDGVLGRMFGIRISLDSLDKLNESEAIAKRKKYLDELKNVEQDIREISHDLNREKSELINNFVSILNKLFEDQRNTYSSKLITVFDPEIKWDLISNIEKINLYRIVQEGLQNCNKYAKADIIKVEFKNENDSLVLIIEDDGIGFKTNKTKNGIGLNNIEYRATECKGTVTIKSAKGEGTILTIKVPIEPNNNLHNDI; encoded by the coding sequence TTGAAAAAAAATTGTATAATATTATTCCTCTTTTGCTTTGTTTTGAGTTGTGTCAATAACAAAGATTCTAAAAATATAGACTTGCAAAAAGATAGTCTTGCTATTTACCTGTCTAAGGCTAAGGATGTGAATCTTTCCTTGGAATATAAAAAAAACTACAATAAGAAAGCTCTTGAAATAATTTTAGATCAAAAAGATGACTCTATCAATAAAGTAAATCTTTTTAAAGTTGCTAACAGATATTATAACATGAGTGGTTGGAAGGAATATTTTCTAACTACCAAACTAATTTTGGAAAGATCTATAGATTCTAAGGACTCTGTTAATATGGCAAAAGCTTATAGTTATTTGGGAGACTACTATGTCTCTAAATCAATATCTGACAGTGCTTTTTTGAACTATTTCAAAGCAGAAAAAATATATTTAAAAATAAACGACAAAATTAATTTAGCGAAGATATTTTTGAATAAAGGAAATCTTCAGTTTAACGGAGGAGATTATTTTGAAAGTGAAATTAGTGTTTTTAAAGCATTACGAATTTTAAAACAGGAGAAAAATGTAAATGATCTGCTTTACGATTGTTATAATTTATTAGGACTTTTATATAATGAGCGTGAAGAATATCAAAAGGCCTTTGAGTTTCATTATAATGCTTTAAATATATTAGATGATAAATCCATTCCTACAGAATTTCAATTGAAAGCAACATCTCTAAATAATATTGGTTATGTTAACTTAAAAAAAGGGGATTATAGGAATGCAAAAATTTATTTTCAAAAAGCATTAGATGAAGAGAATTTATATAGACAGAATAAGGAGTTGTACGCCATTATTTTAGATAATTTGGCCTATTCTAAATTTAGATTAAGAGAAACAGGAAATCTATTTGTTCAGTTTGATAATGCACTAAAAATACGAGATACACTTGAGCTTAAATCGGGAGTCGTGTTAAGTAAATTACATTTGTCTGAATATTTTGCTTACAAAAAAGATACTCTTGTTGCTATTGAATATTGTAATCAGGCTTTGGTTTTGTCAAGAAAATCTAATCAAATAGCTAATACATTAGATGTACTTAAACAAATAGCGCTTATTGATCCAGAAAATGCATCAAAATATTCTCGAGAGTATATTAAGCTTAATGACCAAATGCTAAAAGCAGAACGCAAAATGGGAGAAAAATTCTCTCGTATCGAGTACGAAACCAACGAAATTAAAGATCAGAACTCCAATCTTGAGGAAAAAAATAAAACCTTGATTTATGTATTTAGTATTTGTACATTGCTAGGGTTGTTTTTTTATGTTTATAAAACACAGCAAGCCAAAAACCGTGAGCTTCTTTTTAAACAGCAGCAGCAGATTGCAAACGAAGATATTTACAATTTGATGATTTCACAACAGAACGAAATTGAACTTACGCGAATAAAAGAAAAGAAGAAAGTTGCTCAGGAATTGCATGATGGTGTTTTAGGGCGTATGTTTGGTATTCGGATAAGTTTGGACAGCTTGGATAAGTTAAATGAATCTGAAGCTATTGCTAAGAGAAAAAAATATCTTGACGAATTGAAAAATGTTGAGCAGGATATTCGAGAAATTTCGCATGACTTAAATAGAGAAAAATCGGAATTAATTAATAATTTTGTTTCGATTTTGAATAAACTATTTGAAGATCAGAGAAATACGTATAGCTCGAAATTGATTACTGTTTTTGATCCTGAAATTAAATGGGATTTGATAAGTAATATTGAAAAAATCAATTTGTATAGAATTGTTCAGGAAGGACTCCAAAATTGTAACAAATATGCCAAGGCCGACATTATTAAAGTGGAGTTTAAAAATGAAAATGATAGTCTAGTCTTAATCATCGAAGACGATGGAATTGGATTTAAGACCAATAAAACTAAAAACGGAATTGGTCTTAATAATATAGAATATAGAGCAACAGAATGTAAGGGAACAGTTACCATAAAATCTGCCAAAGGAGAAGGAACAATTCTCACCATAAAAGTCCCAATAGAGCCAAATAATAACCTGCATAATGACATTTGA
- a CDS encoding LytR/AlgR family response regulator transcription factor: MKKYSYIIIDDDAESILKTQTAASGFSELSFTASASNFQEGLELVLEHKPDLIFLEIESKNPSSHLSLTFISELHRFFQEIPKIIITTNTKEKAFDAIQYGVFDYLLKPIAHIYLLKTVLKLKKANLAPKTANAIDEQTSIVIDNVNNVTIPQNIEKPLTICIKSYGDYRYLNAADICYFQADNNSTDIYLNTGEMITAFKTLKHFESVLTYPFIRIHNSYVINRNYISRIHSGNSICYIKNSTKKIPFSKTYRANVEQIIADFAAGNYLEV, encoded by the coding sequence TTGAAAAAGTATTCGTATATTATAATTGATGATGATGCTGAGAGTATTTTGAAAACCCAAACAGCCGCTTCAGGTTTTTCAGAATTATCTTTTACGGCTTCGGCTTCAAATTTTCAGGAAGGTTTAGAATTGGTTTTAGAACACAAACCAGATTTGATTTTTCTAGAAATCGAATCCAAAAACCCGTCAAGTCATTTGTCTTTGACTTTTATAAGCGAATTGCACCGTTTCTTTCAGGAAATTCCCAAAATTATAATTACTACAAATACAAAAGAGAAAGCTTTCGATGCTATTCAATATGGCGTATTTGATTATCTTTTAAAGCCCATTGCACATATTTATCTGCTGAAAACTGTTTTGAAGCTTAAAAAAGCCAATTTAGCCCCAAAAACAGCAAATGCAATAGATGAGCAGACTTCAATTGTAATTGACAATGTCAATAATGTTACAATACCCCAAAATATTGAAAAACCATTAACGATCTGTATAAAATCGTATGGAGATTATCGGTATTTAAATGCTGCGGATATCTGTTACTTTCAAGCCGATAATAACTCTACAGATATTTATTTGAATACTGGCGAAATGATTACTGCGTTTAAAACATTAAAGCATTTTGAAAGTGTTTTGACGTATCCTTTTATCCGTATTCATAATAGTTATGTGATAAATCGAAATTATATTTCGAGGATTCATAGCGGAAACTCAATCTGTTACATAAAAAATTCCACAAAAAAAATTCCTTTTTCTAAAACTTATAGAGCAAATGTTGAGCAGATAATTGCCGATTTTGCAGCAGGAAATTACCTAGAAGTCTAA